In Henckelia pumila isolate YLH828 unplaced genomic scaffold, ASM3356847v2 CTG_80:::fragment_1, whole genome shotgun sequence, one genomic interval encodes:
- the LOC140873706 gene encoding nuclear transcription factor Y subunit C-3-like, whose translation MRQPGAYSKLLSGGRTGPHSLPLARIKKIMKKSGDDVKMISGEAPIVFAKACELFIEELTKSAWEMAVQGKRRTLNKEDVASAVIRTDVFDFLVNLVSDSDNHRVEEM comes from the coding sequence ATGAGACAACCGGGGGCGTATTCTAAGCTGCTAAGTGGAGGAAGAACAGGACCTCACTCGTTGCCACTGGCAAGGATCAAGAAAATAATGAAGAAGTCGGGGGACGACGTGAAAATGATATCGGGAGAGGCCCCCATTGTTTTTGCAAAAGCTTGTGAATTGTTTATAGAGGAACTAACAAAGAGTGCATGGGAAATGGCGGTCCAGGGCAAGAGGAGGACTTTGAACAAAGAAGATGTAGCCTCTGCCGTGATTCGTACCGACGTCTTCGATTTTCTTGTTAATCTTGTGTCCGATTCCGACAACCATCGAGTCGAGGAAATGTAA